The following proteins are co-located in the Heliorestis convoluta genome:
- a CDS encoding heavy metal translocating P-type ATPase produces MTEPEILQVDGITCMDCARTFEKHVQALPGVEKAGLNAVTGRLTIEGRVDLEAIQKLGAHENYRIYKHRRASTAHASTEGASIEKSRDWRKIRLILSGFFLTLGFVTEWTAGPEGLAIGAFLTALVFGGWGNFMKASRSLPKLQFNMSVLMTIAVLGAVAIGQWEEGATVAFLFALSEMLEGWTMDRSRRSIRQLMDLSPKVATVRRGCSQKVDIEIPVEEIRLGDIMMIAPGQKIAMDGRIIKGQSALQEAAITGESVPVEKGPGDEVFAGTLNSHGALEVKVTRRVQDSTIAKIIHLVEEAQTKRAPAQAFVERFAAVYTPIVMALALLIAVVPPLFWGLEWSAWIYRGLALLVVACPCALVVSTPVAIVSAISKGANHGLLIKGGLYLEEVGALKAIAFDKTGTLTGGEPVVTDTIAFGSLQEKELLQLAASVESPSEHPLAKAIIRAAHNKGLSLEEVNDFKALPGQGAVGTVRGRTIYIGNRKLFAEKGLLKERANLSSDRAIHHNVVIEEIVEKLQAEGKTAMLVGDEKTILGIVAVADEVRSSSAATLQRLKALGIKKIYMFTGDNPATAKAIAAQSGVEHYQAELLPHEKVEALEKVMAQHGKVAMVGDGINDAPALARSTVAIAMGGAGTDTALETADIVLMKDDLTKLPYAIALSRKAMTIIRQNITFSIAIKVIAVLAVFPGWLTLWLAILADMGATILVTLNSLRLLGYGPDSFEKTETSHS; encoded by the coding sequence ATGACAGAGCCAGAAATTCTACAAGTTGACGGCATTACTTGTATGGACTGTGCACGTACCTTTGAAAAACATGTGCAAGCATTGCCTGGTGTAGAAAAAGCAGGTCTTAATGCTGTGACAGGTCGCCTAACCATAGAAGGAAGAGTTGATCTAGAAGCGATTCAAAAGCTTGGGGCCCATGAGAACTATCGAATCTATAAGCACAGAAGAGCGAGCACCGCCCATGCTTCGACGGAAGGAGCGTCGATAGAAAAGTCAAGAGATTGGAGAAAAATTCGACTGATCCTCTCTGGTTTTTTTCTTACCCTTGGCTTTGTAACAGAATGGACGGCAGGCCCTGAAGGGCTAGCCATTGGCGCTTTTTTGACAGCCCTTGTATTCGGTGGTTGGGGCAACTTTATGAAAGCCTCTCGATCGCTACCCAAGCTTCAATTTAACATGAGCGTTCTGATGACCATTGCTGTCTTAGGGGCCGTGGCCATCGGGCAGTGGGAAGAAGGCGCTACCGTTGCCTTTTTATTTGCCCTTTCTGAAATGCTTGAAGGCTGGACCATGGATCGATCGCGACGATCGATTCGTCAATTGATGGACTTGTCGCCAAAAGTCGCCACAGTTCGGCGCGGCTGTTCGCAAAAAGTCGATATAGAGATTCCCGTTGAAGAAATTCGCCTGGGAGATATTATGATGATTGCTCCAGGGCAAAAAATTGCAATGGATGGGCGGATTATCAAAGGTCAGTCAGCCCTTCAAGAGGCTGCTATTACAGGGGAATCGGTGCCCGTTGAAAAAGGACCTGGTGATGAAGTTTTTGCTGGAACTTTAAACAGTCATGGTGCCTTAGAAGTGAAAGTGACCAGACGGGTGCAAGATAGTACCATTGCTAAAATTATTCATCTCGTCGAAGAAGCGCAAACCAAAAGAGCACCGGCCCAAGCTTTTGTAGAACGTTTCGCCGCTGTTTATACACCCATTGTGATGGCCTTGGCGCTCCTGATTGCAGTGGTTCCACCACTTTTTTGGGGCCTAGAATGGAGTGCTTGGATCTATCGAGGCCTGGCTTTGCTCGTCGTAGCTTGCCCCTGCGCCCTTGTTGTCTCAACACCCGTTGCCATTGTTAGTGCTATTAGCAAAGGCGCCAACCATGGCTTGTTAATCAAAGGAGGCCTTTATCTAGAAGAAGTAGGCGCTCTTAAAGCCATCGCTTTTGATAAGACAGGAACCTTAACAGGGGGAGAACCTGTTGTCACCGATACAATTGCCTTTGGTTCGCTACAAGAAAAAGAACTACTCCAACTTGCCGCTTCTGTAGAAAGTCCTTCGGAACATCCTTTAGCCAAAGCGATTATAAGAGCTGCTCATAACAAAGGTCTATCTTTAGAAGAAGTCAACGATTTTAAAGCTCTACCAGGTCAAGGTGCAGTCGGGACCGTGCGAGGTAGAACCATCTATATTGGCAATCGCAAGCTCTTTGCAGAAAAAGGTCTCTTAAAGGAAAGAGCGAACTTATCTTCAGATCGAGCCATTCATCATAATGTAGTGATCGAAGAGATTGTTGAGAAGTTACAAGCAGAAGGTAAAACAGCAATGCTTGTAGGCGATGAAAAAACTATCTTAGGCATTGTAGCCGTAGCCGATGAAGTAAGATCAAGCAGTGCAGCAACCTTACAAAGGTTGAAAGCTTTAGGAATAAAAAAAATATATATGTTTACCGGTGACAACCCTGCGACAGCCAAAGCCATTGCAGCGCAATCAGGTGTTGAGCACTATCAGGCAGAGCTTTTGCCTCATGAAAAAGTGGAAGCTTTAGAAAAAGTCATGGCCCAACATGGCAAAGTCGCCATGGTTGGTGACGGAATTAACGATGCACCAGCTCTTGCGCGATCTACTGTAGCCATCGCTATGGGCGGTGCCGGCACGGACACGGCTTTAGAAACAGCAGATATTGTTTTGATGAAAGACGATCTAACCAAGCTTCCCTATGCGATTGCATTAAGTCGCAAAGCCATGACCATTATTCGCCAAAATATCACCTTCTCCATTGCGATTAAAGTCATTGCAGTCTTGGCTGTCTTTCCCGGCTGGCTCACCCTCTGGTTGGCGATACTGGCTGATATGGGTGCTACCATCCTCGTGACTCTTAACAGCTTACGTTTGCTTGGATATGGGCCTGATAGCTTTGAAAAGACAGAAACCTCGCATTCTTAA
- a CDS encoding bacteriohemerythrin produces the protein MLWWTDDLTSGIDFIDNQHKELFNRVNEVFSAVNVNDEAMIRSTFEYLITYVIEHFGAEESYMILYLYDDFAEHRESHNYFVLQVNELHRRFSTEEITEEERKELVDALQLLLVEWLVNHIHDFDKKLAASIRKEE, from the coding sequence ATGCTGTGGTGGACCGACGACTTGACCTCGGGGATAGACTTTATTGACAATCAGCATAAGGAACTCTTCAATCGCGTCAATGAAGTCTTCTCTGCTGTCAATGTAAATGATGAAGCTATGATTCGTAGCACCTTCGAATACTTAATCACCTATGTCATTGAACATTTCGGCGCTGAAGAAAGCTACATGATCTTATATCTTTATGATGATTTTGCTGAACATAGAGAGTCTCACAATTACTTTGTACTGCAAGTTAACGAACTTCATCGCCGCTTTTCTACAGAAGAGATTACGGAAGAAGAAAGAAAAGAGCTCGTCGATGCATTACAACTGCTCTTAGTAGAGTGGCTCGTTAACCACATTCATGACTTCGATAAAAAGCTGGCTGCTTCTATTAGAAAGGAAGAATAG
- a CDS encoding efflux RND transporter periplasmic adaptor subunit codes for MLAIKKLTLLTLVVLMALGITACGNQNDSVDTLAVLVEVQPVEKTLQQSYRELSATLEPLEEAAIAFEVGGRILDLLMKEGDRVNQGTVLARLDSSDYALELAAATAQRRQQEANLEQIETGATSFERAQSEAMLEKARANYEKSKADFERMEVLYESGALSRSDFEIGQTRYIAAKNDYEIALQSHNNILTGARSEVRDMNRAVLDQTIAREERARLAYEKTQLRAPFAGTVISRLTSEGQLVSAGTPIYRIGKIDQLKAVLSVPDREIQQWQVGETVTLTLYGEERKGTVRFIYPATHASAGTIGVEVWLSNLELDWYAGQVVKVFKALETREAIWVPVQAVVRRGEEPYVFVYEEGRAVKRIVQIGNLFNDHYAIEGGLTETDQVIITRVDQLFDGDEVVPLEQAGEES; via the coding sequence TTGCTTGCTATCAAAAAACTAACCCTTCTAACGCTGGTTGTGCTTATGGCGTTAGGAATAACAGCATGTGGTAATCAAAATGACAGCGTAGATACTTTGGCCGTTTTGGTGGAAGTACAGCCTGTTGAGAAGACGTTACAACAATCCTATCGAGAGCTTTCAGCAACTTTAGAGCCTTTAGAAGAAGCCGCTATTGCCTTTGAAGTAGGAGGCCGAATTCTTGATCTGCTTATGAAAGAAGGAGATCGAGTCAACCAGGGCACTGTGTTAGCTCGACTCGATAGTTCCGATTACGCTTTAGAACTAGCAGCAGCCACAGCACAACGGAGGCAGCAAGAGGCCAATCTAGAGCAAATCGAGACAGGTGCCACAAGCTTTGAGCGAGCGCAGTCAGAAGCGATGCTGGAAAAAGCGCGAGCCAACTACGAAAAAAGCAAGGCAGACTTTGAGCGGATGGAAGTGCTTTACGAAAGCGGTGCTCTCTCTCGCAGCGATTTCGAAATTGGCCAGACTCGTTACATAGCAGCCAAAAATGATTATGAAATCGCTTTACAAAGTCACAATAACATACTTACAGGAGCTCGCAGTGAAGTTCGGGATATGAACCGCGCCGTCTTAGATCAAACGATTGCACGCGAAGAAAGAGCTCGCTTAGCTTATGAAAAAACTCAATTACGAGCGCCTTTTGCAGGCACTGTGATCAGTCGCCTGACATCAGAAGGTCAATTGGTGAGTGCTGGAACACCCATCTATCGCATTGGTAAAATCGATCAATTAAAAGCAGTTCTCTCTGTACCTGATCGAGAGATTCAGCAATGGCAGGTCGGTGAAACAGTAACGCTCACGTTGTATGGAGAAGAACGCAAAGGTACAGTGCGCTTTATCTATCCGGCAACCCATGCTTCTGCCGGAACCATTGGCGTAGAAGTCTGGCTTTCCAATCTAGAATTAGACTGGTACGCCGGTCAAGTCGTAAAAGTTTTTAAAGCACTAGAGACTCGCGAAGCTATCTGGGTGCCTGTTCAAGCCGTCGTTCGTCGCGGTGAAGAACCTTATGTTTTTGTCTATGAAGAAGGTCGTGCTGTAAAAAGGATTGTTCAGATAGGTAATTTATTCAACGACCACTATGCCATTGAAGGTGGTCTTACAGAAACAGATCAAGTCATCATTACCCGAGTGGATCAACTATTTGACGGTGATGAGGTGGTTCCTTTAGAACAAGCAGGTGAAGAATCGTGA
- a CDS encoding efflux RND transporter permease subunit produces MIEYIIKKRKITLFFFAMLLMLGILSFAQTPRQESPDVVVTIATVTTPYPGAHPEKVEQAVTRKIEERINEIQGIKYVFSNSMPGVSSIVVELNPDEDPKTKFDELRNKVRDAERDLPAEAHQSIINDDLNRIYVQTYNITAATRDELYTLRDTLRSWRDQLRTLPNVSNVTITGLPDEEVHITLDMQKIYNFGIPWGAVLSAVQNVNETVPLGEVKTNRRVYELILSDIKDVEEFNHVLVWRTAAGMPIYLHDIANITLTTEEPSVLAYHNGLPAVSLSISGEYGSDIPTLQRHIDTMMAQLEGDLPNWAQLESVYSQKERVDELFTKLTRSLVFAVIAVMLVCMLGMNLPSVFVVAMAIPVALSMAFIPLGTLGITLNQISFIAFIIVLGILIDDAVVVNDNIERRLTVFKESPERAAVNGAKEVSISIFTANLATICAFGPLLFLTGNIGNFIKPVPVIIILAMLSSMILSLSVVPIFRQWYESREVAKRGTSYERKAPGILGDKVVRLSKWYANQLMPVLVRHPKRTATVGLLVGAISYGLVVFTPIELFPIDDRTELIVNVRAPVGTSLEETENIMKEASNWIIEQPGVRLVAAYAGSVAPKMFSGDTGEGGGDNAGQIVVRVYDDVSTSALVRQWEKELEKMFPYAAVVPEELMAGPPVGAPVSIRLFGDDIETLRSLSLEIQEIIKNTRGTFDIKDTFGIERYALYFDVDRNQMNHLMVHESDLSRTIRLVSEGIKVSEFDTGQEMIDIVLFSDREGQDPVTAIQHLTVPNSRGEQIPIYQIAKVEPDFALSSIYRYNLSRAVTITGDVRDRTATEVMSEILPQLEQMQFPPGYRYEIAGETSEQTDVFVEIFQLFIVVVFLIIILMALQFYSLTLPLLILSTIFLAFAGSLLGLFITQTPLGFMTLMGAMSLSGIVVRNGIILVEFIESARREGMPLDQAVITACEARLRPILLTSFTAIAGLMPLVISGDVLFKPMAVAIISGLFFSTMLTLMLLPSFYILLDRVRNRKDYREVKKDSSGVSM; encoded by the coding sequence GTGATAGAATATATCATTAAAAAGCGAAAAATCACCTTGTTTTTCTTCGCCATGCTACTCATGCTAGGCATCCTTTCTTTTGCCCAAACGCCACGGCAGGAAAGCCCTGATGTAGTTGTTACCATTGCGACGGTAACGACACCCTATCCAGGGGCCCACCCTGAAAAAGTAGAGCAAGCCGTAACACGAAAGATTGAAGAGCGAATCAACGAAATTCAAGGAATCAAGTACGTTTTCTCTAACTCCATGCCTGGTGTTTCATCCATTGTTGTAGAATTAAATCCCGATGAAGATCCGAAAACAAAGTTCGATGAACTGCGCAACAAAGTACGAGACGCCGAGCGAGATTTACCCGCTGAGGCGCATCAATCGATTATCAATGACGATCTGAACAGAATCTATGTACAAACCTATAACATCACGGCAGCGACTCGTGATGAACTTTATACTTTACGAGACACTTTGCGTAGTTGGCGCGATCAACTGCGGACGTTGCCCAATGTATCGAACGTAACCATAACAGGCTTGCCCGATGAAGAAGTCCATATTACCTTGGATATGCAAAAAATCTATAACTTCGGCATTCCTTGGGGCGCCGTTTTATCAGCTGTACAAAATGTCAATGAAACAGTTCCTCTTGGTGAAGTAAAGACGAACCGGCGCGTATATGAACTGATTCTATCAGACATCAAAGATGTAGAGGAATTCAACCATGTCCTAGTCTGGCGTACAGCAGCAGGGATGCCTATCTACTTACATGATATTGCCAATATTACCTTAACAACAGAAGAACCTTCTGTACTGGCCTATCATAACGGTTTGCCTGCTGTAAGCCTAAGCATTAGCGGTGAATATGGCAGCGACATTCCAACGTTGCAAAGACATATCGATACAATGATGGCCCAATTAGAAGGAGATCTACCCAACTGGGCGCAATTGGAGTCGGTCTATTCGCAAAAAGAGCGAGTCGATGAGCTCTTTACTAAATTAACCCGCTCTCTCGTCTTTGCTGTCATTGCCGTTATGCTTGTCTGTATGCTCGGCATGAACTTGCCTTCTGTTTTCGTGGTAGCCATGGCCATTCCAGTGGCCTTATCGATGGCTTTCATTCCTCTTGGCACTTTAGGTATTACGCTCAACCAGATTTCTTTTATTGCCTTTATTATCGTTCTCGGTATATTGATCGATGATGCTGTCGTTGTGAATGACAACATAGAACGTCGCTTAACTGTATTTAAGGAAAGTCCTGAACGGGCTGCTGTCAACGGCGCCAAAGAAGTTTCTATTTCTATTTTTACAGCCAACTTAGCAACCATTTGCGCCTTTGGTCCACTCCTCTTTTTGACCGGCAATATTGGCAACTTTATCAAACCAGTTCCCGTGATTATTATATTGGCCATGCTTTCGTCTATGATTCTATCTCTTTCTGTTGTACCTATTTTCCGTCAGTGGTACGAGTCAAGAGAAGTGGCCAAAAGAGGTACGAGCTATGAGCGCAAAGCGCCTGGTATCTTGGGTGACAAAGTAGTAAGGTTGTCCAAATGGTATGCCAATCAATTGATGCCTGTCTTGGTTCGTCATCCTAAGAGAACTGCAACAGTGGGTCTTTTAGTCGGTGCCATCTCTTACGGTCTTGTTGTGTTTACACCCATTGAGCTTTTTCCCATTGACGATCGTACTGAATTGATTGTCAATGTTCGCGCACCTGTTGGTACGAGCTTGGAAGAGACAGAGAATATTATGAAAGAAGCAAGTAACTGGATCATCGAACAGCCTGGCGTCCGATTGGTAGCCGCTTACGCTGGTTCCGTAGCACCGAAGATGTTCTCTGGTGATACTGGTGAAGGTGGTGGCGACAATGCAGGACAAATTGTTGTACGTGTTTACGATGATGTCTCTACGTCTGCATTGGTGCGCCAGTGGGAAAAGGAACTAGAAAAAATGTTCCCTTATGCTGCTGTCGTACCGGAAGAGCTTATGGCAGGACCGCCCGTCGGAGCGCCTGTGTCGATTCGTCTCTTTGGTGATGATATTGAAACACTGCGCAGTCTTTCCCTAGAGATCCAAGAAATTATCAAAAACACAAGAGGCACTTTCGATATCAAAGATACCTTTGGCATCGAGCGCTATGCTTTATACTTTGATGTAGACCGCAATCAGATGAACCATCTTATGGTTCATGAAAGCGATCTATCAAGAACGATTCGCTTAGTTAGTGAAGGTATCAAAGTCAGCGAATTTGACACGGGACAAGAAATGATCGATATCGTCTTATTCAGCGATCGAGAAGGTCAAGATCCTGTTACAGCCATTCAGCATCTTACGGTTCCTAATAGCCGAGGGGAACAGATTCCCATCTATCAGATTGCAAAAGTAGAACCTGACTTTGCCCTATCATCGATTTATCGCTACAATCTTTCTCGTGCTGTTACGATTACAGGCGATGTACGCGATCGAACGGCTACAGAAGTGATGAGTGAAATCTTACCTCAGTTAGAACAGATGCAATTTCCGCCAGGCTATCGCTATGAAATTGCCGGAGAAACGTCGGAACAGACCGACGTCTTCGTAGAGATTTTCCAGCTTTTCATCGTCGTTGTCTTTTTGATCATCATCTTGATGGCCTTACAGTTTTACTCCTTGACCTTGCCCTTGCTCATCTTAAGTACAATTTTCTTAGCTTTTGCGGGTAGTCTCTTGGGTCTATTTATCACCCAGACGCCCCTTGGTTTTATGACGCTCATGGGCGCCATGAGTTTATCTGGTATCGTTGTTCGCAACGGCATCATTCTTGTTGAGTTCATTGAATCGGCACGACGAGAGGGCATGCCTTTAGATCAAGCAGTGATAACGGCTTGTGAAGCGCGGCTACGTCCCATCTTGCTTACTTCCTTTACTGCCATTGCAGGTCTAATGCCTTTGGTCATTAGCGGCGATGTACTCTTTAAGCCTATGGCTGTAGCCATTATTTCCGGTCTTTTCTTCTCTACCATGCTTACCTTAATGTTGCTACCTTCTTTCTATATCTTGCTTGATCGAGTGCGCAATCGTAAAGATTATCGAGAAGTGAAGAAAGATAGTTCGGGAGTGTCTATGTAG
- a CDS encoding PadR family transcriptional regulator, with protein MTEKVGEGLKGQDVILGLLMEKARTGYEIKQEFESLFPDFFVATFGTIYPTLNKMEKEKYITKEVIHQEGKPSKNVYAITEKGKEVFYDYLKSPLEQKMIRFDFFMRLYFNQYITSEELVKWIDQEIEQTKITLQRLEETIQRSDQWNEGQLFCWELGIKINRIFLESLKEAREKFSHSS; from the coding sequence ATGACAGAGAAAGTAGGTGAAGGATTGAAAGGACAAGATGTTATACTTGGGCTTTTGATGGAAAAAGCCAGGACTGGCTATGAGATCAAGCAAGAGTTTGAGAGTCTTTTTCCAGATTTTTTCGTCGCTACTTTCGGTACAATATATCCGACTTTAAACAAAATGGAAAAGGAAAAGTACATAACGAAAGAAGTAATTCACCAAGAAGGAAAGCCGAGTAAAAACGTCTATGCCATCACGGAAAAAGGGAAAGAAGTTTTTTACGATTATCTAAAGAGCCCCTTAGAGCAAAAGATGATTCGTTTTGACTTTTTTATGAGGCTTTATTTTAACCAATACATCACTTCAGAAGAGCTTGTAAAATGGATTGATCAAGAAATTGAACAAACGAAAATAACGCTACAGCGACTCGAAGAAACGATTCAAAGGTCTGATCAGTGGAATGAGGGACAGCTTTTCTGTTGGGAATTAGGGATTAAGATCAATCGAATCTTTCTCGAATCATTGAAGGAAGCTCGGGAAAAGTTCTCCCATTCTTCTTAA
- a CDS encoding alpha/beta hydrolase, with protein MIRTSALPWLLGSLVVVLFIVISGFLYIGVQVGLALTQPERKPIEHDLVELFNYESVEFQSRDEQEMLRGWLLTSGKEEECKQTVIFAHGYGMNRLQMDLPALALARDLLQAGYNVLLFDFRNSGESTGDQTSVGLYEVQDLLGAIDFVLQRDRDQEVVLHGFSMGAATAILAGATDERVIAVIADSPFADLTQYMRKNLPVWTDLPAFPFNWIIMKTIPVVTGLQPEKVSPVAVAGQYKVPLLLLHGDADQVIPYENAVEIANAVGVELARLVIFPEAGHVGAYQQDRETYVREVVTFLDEVTSSSGCE; from the coding sequence ATGATCCGTACGAGTGCCCTGCCTTGGCTTTTAGGAAGTCTCGTGGTTGTACTTTTTATTGTTATTTCAGGCTTTCTTTACATTGGTGTACAAGTGGGCCTGGCCTTGACACAGCCAGAGCGAAAGCCTATTGAGCATGACCTTGTAGAGTTGTTCAATTACGAAAGTGTAGAATTTCAGAGCCGTGATGAACAGGAAATGCTGCGAGGTTGGCTATTAACATCAGGAAAAGAAGAAGAATGCAAGCAAACGGTTATCTTCGCCCACGGCTATGGGATGAATCGCCTGCAGATGGATCTACCCGCCCTAGCACTGGCGAGAGATCTTTTGCAAGCAGGGTACAACGTCTTGCTTTTTGATTTTCGCAATTCTGGAGAATCGACAGGCGATCAAACTTCTGTTGGTCTTTATGAAGTGCAAGACTTACTAGGAGCGATTGACTTTGTATTGCAGCGAGATAGAGATCAAGAGGTTGTATTGCATGGTTTCTCCATGGGAGCGGCCACGGCCATTCTTGCAGGTGCTACCGATGAGAGGGTTATCGCTGTTATTGCTGACAGCCCTTTTGCAGACTTGACACAGTATATGCGAAAAAATTTGCCTGTCTGGACTGACTTGCCTGCTTTCCCCTTTAACTGGATCATTATGAAGACCATTCCGGTCGTTACTGGCTTACAACCGGAAAAAGTAAGTCCTGTTGCCGTGGCCGGTCAATATAAAGTGCCTCTTCTCTTACTTCATGGTGATGCTGATCAGGTGATTCCTTACGAGAATGCTGTTGAAATCGCCAATGCGGTGGGTGTTGAATTGGCTCGCTTGGTCATCTTTCCTGAGGCCGGCCATGTGGGTGCTTATCAACAAGATCGTGAAACTTATGTACGGGAAGTGGTCACTTTTTTGGATGAAGTGACGTCGTCGTCAGGCTGTGAATAG
- a CDS encoding heavy metal translocating P-type ATPase: MVTVVHHLPGRVRLAVQGLQGHRFRFMACALEEAFSTDSRVKKISASAASGNVLLLYDPALLSIEEIREKLLSTYQQKRELLQPKSPKSSSPDQSEQSSTNSEGLESESLCKTSVCRPIAEPEDLPLKTQIKQSLITGAILLWVGVKRIILGPSLLSANRTVHTVSAVTTIVAGYPILRSGLSALSGKKINNDLLIGMATLVSLLLRESVTGLVVVFLVNLSTLFQTLTLERSRRAIRDLLAVQEEKSWVLRNGVEVEIPVKEIVPGDVVILQPGSKIPVDGQVQEGQAAVNESMMTGESMPRMKQPGDDVFSGTVVETGHLRVLALKVGDDTALARIIHLVEDARSHRAPIQNFADRFSERFVPFSFLLALVVFLFTRDFRRAMTMLIIACPCAVGLATPTAVSAAMGNGARRGILIKGGHYLEEAGSVDTVLFDKTGTLTEGRPRVSRIISLHDDYGPEDVLALAASGELHSNHPLALAVVEKAREMELVLPDHTDDEVIIGHGIRVLIDGKPLLVGSGHWMDDEGIERSHGDFEANRMHSLGETVLYVAREKTLIGLIGIVDTLRVRSKETIDLLYAEGIQNVSIISGDNPETVSIIARQLGVPLHHGSLMPEDKVDIIKNYQAQGYKVVMVGEGVNDSPALATADVGIAMGQAGSDAAIETAPIVLQGDDPTKVVQLIILSRRTMEVIRQNFAFAVGINATGILLGALNIISPLTGALLHNLSTLGVVLNSGRLLLYPLEIEGGRKELGGVPLVKLEDPA, encoded by the coding sequence ATGGTAACAGTCGTACATCACCTACCCGGAAGAGTTCGACTGGCCGTACAAGGATTGCAAGGGCATCGATTCCGTTTCATGGCCTGCGCTCTTGAAGAAGCTTTCTCTACTGATAGCCGAGTCAAAAAAATATCGGCTAGTGCTGCTTCTGGTAATGTATTACTTCTCTATGATCCTGCTTTGCTGTCCATAGAGGAGATTAGAGAAAAGCTACTCTCAACGTATCAGCAAAAGCGTGAACTTCTTCAACCAAAATCTCCTAAAAGTTCTAGCCCTGATCAAAGCGAGCAGTCATCTACAAACTCAGAAGGCCTTGAGAGTGAAAGTCTTTGTAAAACTTCAGTTTGCCGCCCCATTGCAGAGCCCGAAGATCTTCCACTCAAAACCCAAATTAAACAATCCCTGATCACAGGTGCCATCTTGCTCTGGGTTGGTGTCAAGAGAATTATCCTAGGTCCATCTCTATTGTCAGCCAATCGCACCGTACATACTGTTTCTGCTGTAACAACCATTGTAGCTGGCTACCCGATTTTGCGAAGTGGACTTAGCGCCCTAAGTGGTAAAAAGATCAATAACGATCTGTTAATTGGCATGGCCACACTTGTGTCGTTGCTATTACGAGAAAGCGTAACAGGCCTTGTCGTCGTTTTCCTTGTCAATTTATCGACTCTTTTTCAAACATTAACATTGGAGCGTTCTCGCCGTGCCATTCGCGACTTGCTGGCCGTGCAAGAAGAGAAATCCTGGGTACTACGCAATGGTGTGGAAGTTGAAATACCGGTAAAAGAGATTGTTCCTGGCGACGTTGTTATTTTGCAACCTGGTTCCAAAATTCCAGTCGATGGCCAAGTGCAGGAAGGACAAGCTGCTGTCAATGAGTCTATGATGACAGGTGAATCCATGCCTCGTATGAAACAGCCTGGCGATGACGTTTTCAGTGGCACCGTAGTAGAGACAGGCCATCTTCGCGTTCTCGCACTAAAAGTAGGCGACGACACGGCTTTGGCTCGAATTATTCACTTGGTGGAAGACGCGAGAAGCCATCGTGCACCCATTCAGAACTTTGCCGATCGTTTTTCTGAACGCTTTGTTCCTTTCTCTTTCTTATTGGCTCTTGTCGTGTTCCTCTTTACACGCGATTTCCGTAGAGCCATGACCATGCTGATTATCGCATGCCCTTGTGCTGTGGGCTTGGCGACTCCGACTGCTGTCAGTGCCGCTATGGGCAACGGTGCTCGCCGTGGCATCTTGATTAAAGGAGGCCACTATTTAGAAGAGGCGGGCTCTGTTGATACTGTTCTTTTCGACAAAACAGGTACCCTCACAGAAGGTCGCCCCCGTGTAAGCCGCATCATCAGCTTGCACGATGACTATGGTCCTGAAGATGTACTTGCCCTTGCTGCATCTGGTGAATTGCACTCTAACCATCCACTCGCTCTTGCAGTCGTAGAAAAAGCCCGTGAAATGGAACTGGTTCTGCCCGATCATACGGACGATGAAGTCATTATTGGCCATGGTATTCGTGTACTGATCGATGGCAAACCTCTGCTAGTAGGCAGTGGTCACTGGATGGATGATGAAGGCATCGAACGCAGTCATGGTGATTTTGAAGCGAACAGAATGCATAGCCTTGGGGAAACGGTTCTTTATGTAGCACGAGAAAAAACACTGATCGGCCTGATCGGTATTGTCGATACACTACGAGTTCGATCAAAAGAAACGATTGATCTGCTTTACGCAGAAGGAATTCAGAACGTAAGCATTATTAGTGGTGACAATCCGGAGACCGTTTCTATCATTGCTCGTCAATTGGGTGTGCCTCTTCATCATGGAAGTCTAATGCCAGAAGATAAAGTAGATATTATCAAAAACTATCAAGCCCAAGGTTACAAAGTAGTCATGGTTGGTGAAGGTGTCAATGATTCTCCGGCTCTCGCCACCGCCGACGTAGGCATTGCCATGGGGCAAGCAGGCAGTGATGCCGCCATTGAAACGGCACCGATTGTACTACAAGGTGACGACCCTACCAAAGTCGTTCAACTTATTATTTTAAGTCGAAGAACGATGGAAGTAATTCGCCAGAACTTTGCATTTGCTGTAGGAATTAATGCTACAGGGATTCTTCTTGGTGCGCTGAACATCATCTCTCCTCTCACTGGCGCTTTGCTTCATAACCTGAGCACCTTAGGCGTTGTCTTGAACTCAGGTCGCTTACTTCTCTATCCCTTAGAGATAGAAGGAGGTCGCAAAGAGCTAGGAGGTGTTCCTCTTGTCAAGTTGGAAGATCCTGCATAA